The DNA sequence CGATAAAAATAGCATTTTGTGACCAAAGAACAACTGCATCAAAAATTAAATTCAGGGCGCTTATCGAAAGTACAAATAGATGGTTTGGTGGCCGAACTGGAACAGCACCCTGAACTGGTGGGCCACCTCTTGCAAGAAGTGTTTGAAGAGGATAAAGGCGATACCTTCAATGCGAGTTGGACCTTTGATCATCTGATGCGCAAAAAACTCCCCTATCTTTTACCTTTCTTGCAACCATTTGTCGATGGTCTCGAAACACTACGGTCACAATCATGTATTCGCCCCATGGCCCATGTATGTGAGCTATTGACAATAGCCTATTTCAAAAAAAAGGATCCTGCCTTTCAAAAAAACATATCCGACGAAAACCTTGAGCAATTGGTCACGGTCTGTTTTGATTGGCTCATAGGCCAGAACAAGGTCGCGGCAAAGGTTTTTGCCATGACCAGTCTCTCGCATCTTGGAGAAAAATTCGATTGGGTGCATCCCGAACTCAAAATGGTACTTGAACAGACCATTTCGAGTGGAACCGCGGGGTACAAGAACAGGGCCAAAAAAACCTTGGACAGACTCAAGGCACTACGCCATTAAACCAAGTGTTTGAGTATCTTTGCACTTTCAAAATCTGAACAGATGTCTTTGAACCAATTGAACGCCATTTCACCCATTGACGGTCGTTATCGAAACAAAACCAATTCACTTACTGCCTATTTTTCGGAAGAGGCCCTCATCAAATTCCGTGTTCAGGTTGAAATTGAGTATTTCATTGCACTCTGCGAACTTCCATTGCCGCAACTCGCCGATTTTGACCATTCAATGTTTGCTGTACTACAAAAAATCTATTCGGATTTTTCTTCGGATGATGCCCAAGCCATTAAAGACATCGAAAAGACCACCAACCATGATGTCAAGGCCGTTGAATATTTTATCAAGGAAAAATTTGATGCCCTAGGGTTGGAAAACCGCAAAGAGTTCATCCATTTCGGATTGACCTCTCAAGATATCAACAACACCGCTATTCCGCTCTCTATAAAAGCAGCGATGAACGATGTGTACGTGCCGCTGTATTTTGAGCTTTTTGAAAAATTGAAAAATCTAGCGGCAGAGTGGGCAAACGTGCCCATGCTGGCACGAACCCACGGCCAACCCGCCTCCCCTACACGACTGGGAAAGGAAATCGAGGTTTTTGTCGAACGCATGAAGCAACAGTTCGATTTGTTGAACGATATTCCCTCTGCAGCCAAATTTGGAGGGGCCACAGGTAATTATAATGCACATAAGGTAGCCTATCCAAATATTGACTGGAAAGCTTTTGGAAAGCAATTCGTGCAAGAAAAACTAGGGCTGCACCATTCGTTTCCCACCACTCAAATTGAGCATTACGACCATATGGCGGCGTTGTTCGACTGCCTGAAGCGTATCAATACCATTATCATCGACCTTAACCGTGATATTTGGACATACATTTCGATGGACTATTTCAAACAGAAAATCAAAAAGGGGGAAGTTGGTTCATCTGCAATGCCCCACAAGGTGAATCCCATTGATTTTGAAAACTCCGAAGGAAACCTGGGCATTGCCAATGCCTTGTTCGAACATCTTTCGGCCAAACTGCCCATTTCAAGGTTACAACGTGACCTGACCGACAGTACGGTACTGCGAAACGTAGGGGTGCCCTTTGCCCACACCTTGGTCGCTTTTCAAGCTACTCTGAAGGGCTTGGGCAAATTGGTCTTGAACCAGAAAAGGTTTGAGCAAGACCTAGAAAACAATTGGGCGGTAGTGGCCGAGGCCATTCAGACCATTTTACGTCGTGAGGGGTACCCGAATCCTTATGAGGCTTTAAAGGGATTGACCCGTACCCATGAGAAAATTACCGAAAAGTCTATTGCCGATTTCATCGATACGCTTGACATTGCCACAGAAATAAAGGAAGAGCTCAAAAAAATAACCCCAGCGAATTACACTGGGGTCTGATGTCATATCGGTTCGAACGTAGTTGAGAACGATTAAATCAGCTGTGCTGCACTCAATGTGACAAATTGCTATTGTTTTATTTGTTGATCTGTACTTCGTGTGGGTAAGGTATTTCGATACCGGCTTTGTCAAGTGCCAATTTACAACCTTCATACGTAGCGAAGTAAACATCCCAATAATCCTCTGGTTTGCAGAAAGGGCGTACCGCAAAGTTTACCGAACTATCGGCCAATTCCATTACGTTTACCGAAGGGGCCGGGTCTTTCAATACTTGTGGGTTTGAGGTGAGCACCTCCATTAATACTTCTTTGGTTTTTTTGATATCCTCGTCATA is a window from the Muricauda sp. SCSIO 65647 genome containing:
- a CDS encoding adenylosuccinate lyase; the encoded protein is MTKEQLHQKLNSGRLSKVQIDGLVAELEQHPELVGHLLQEVFEEDKGDTFNASWTFDHLMRKKLPYLLPFLQPFVDGLETLRSQSCIRPMAHVCELLTIAYFKKKDPAFQKNISDENLEQLVTVCFDWLIGQNKVAAKVFAMTSLSHLGEKFDWVHPELKMVLEQTISSGTAGYKNRAKKTLDRLKALRH
- the purB gene encoding adenylosuccinate lyase, which produces MSLNQLNAISPIDGRYRNKTNSLTAYFSEEALIKFRVQVEIEYFIALCELPLPQLADFDHSMFAVLQKIYSDFSSDDAQAIKDIEKTTNHDVKAVEYFIKEKFDALGLENRKEFIHFGLTSQDINNTAIPLSIKAAMNDVYVPLYFELFEKLKNLAAEWANVPMLARTHGQPASPTRLGKEIEVFVERMKQQFDLLNDIPSAAKFGGATGNYNAHKVAYPNIDWKAFGKQFVQEKLGLHHSFPTTQIEHYDHMAALFDCLKRINTIIIDLNRDIWTYISMDYFKQKIKKGEVGSSAMPHKVNPIDFENSEGNLGIANALFEHLSAKLPISRLQRDLTDSTVLRNVGVPFAHTLVAFQATLKGLGKLVLNQKRFEQDLENNWAVVAEAIQTILRREGYPNPYEALKGLTRTHEKITEKSIADFIDTLDIATEIKEELKKITPANYTGV